One region of Bombyx mori chromosome 27, ASM3026992v2 genomic DNA includes:
- the LOC101743883 gene encoding uncharacterized protein LOC101743883 isoform X1: MRCGASQCSSVVVKRDPVMAGPTPRRAARHSVGVVKCLLFVSVITQCVAGKPMSETLQRALSAVRGPSPGAKKLLNIPEDGADPLPGKHVPLESYESELEREHALPTSVPNADILKTNSNPTYHKPRPPQHHGASLLAGVGAVPSYAPPGRAFFTPPLPPEYKNPFADKPTLRGTNTDGNNYLNRRPIPPPSLGPGHERIPIRPPGQESSPPQVPAPPPAPPAAPDVTHRKIPLNTPSHKPDELEPDGKQSQANFTDFVPNSLDIPAITRILSGSNGRKEDIPDVLLRTVTTKPQHSQEKTSKSDIFVTKDVGVTLSDTNKDTSTEGSVLPVLDPDMNNLDRPLIIDQNGETNTRRNIQYSTKNETKKEYTPGTTVGFELKDPEMSTERYHNLANVNSDKKILKQDPKGGGAVQRQGATWPFAWNVHIYFATVMFTILAVYSIFKIICYNKFTHLFTQYYFIILHLILVFVCLMRIFYMCYDPYNINNSLPIFISEILLHIPEIFLSIAFACTILFLLVHSMNFKNNCCSFLLRPRVIIAGGGVHVLLCVMLHILETNSTIYKTQNSEKRILGLTCEIIFIIACLTLGLGYLYVFKMLKTVLQKKSHTYINGFQNLYQAIHINLATALLFILMATLQVYGIFGINQVNMSKFNWLQWGYQFSLRLIEISIVALISWVISLKVGVGPLQHEKADGSKIPGLGLFTCGAGSSNEQFESDYPAICNTNTNLHTYTLRTGKPIYESAGHHPNMEPCCGPMDHPRFLNTLSGPCDNNSGTENYSGHSSIANAGHSSSTESSNAASSQGVTNHLIKHHPNMGYNGMESASDDHYSNCDPAIQSLQGDDPLDHEYNVIQYGSNSDFIRDIKNQNYNGGSNRSSHNFKHMSYDRTSSRTNSNPRKKHRAKNKNVQNCMTMGYDSAAGHHYHQPHVPDEYGNYNTENASYHTSGIQTLNPNRNYSNECPVRTSQRRHSPSTSMVNSSGSQKRGKANPFPDRPKSTDLYGFEEPGKYPHGMGTPQPAPRNCSYEVSYSQPQDEIPNEAGSSMLVAQDGFVRFRSLEDGPSQT; the protein is encoded by the exons CTGATCCACTGCCGGGCAAGCATGTCCCGTTGGAGAGCTACGAAAGCGAGTTGGAGAGAGAGCACGCGCTGCCGACTTCCGTGCCCAACGCGGACATACTCAAGACTAACAGCAACCCCACGTACCACAAGCCCAG ACCGCCCCAGCATCATGGAGCCTCCCTGCTGGCGGGCGTCGGGGCGGTGCCTTCGTACGCGCCTCCCGGACGAGCGTTCTTCACACCGCCTTTGCCACCGGAATACAAAAACCCATTTGCCGATAAGCCGACACTTAGAG GCACGAATACAGACGGGAACAATTATCTTAACAGGAGGCCCATACCTCCCCCCTCCCTGGGGCCGGGACACGAGAGGATACCGATCAGACCTCCGGGACAG GAGAGCTCTCCCCCGCAGGTGCCGgcgccgccccccgcgcccccgGCCGCACCTGACGTCACACACAGGAAGATACCGCTCAACACTCCTAGCCATAAG CCGGACGAACTAGAACCTGACGGTAAACAATCCCAAGCCAACTTTACGGACTTTGTTCCGAATTCACTCGACATTCCTGCCATAACTCGGATACTGTCCGGATCTAACGGCAGGAAAGAGGACATTCCGGATGTCCTGCTCAGGACAGTAACGACTAAACCTCAACACAGCCAGGAGAAGACCTCGAAAAGTGacatttttgttacaaaagacgTTGGCGTCACTCTCAGTGATACCAACAAAGACACATCCACTGAAGGATCAGTGTTACCAGTCCTAGATCCAGACATGAACAATCTAGACCGGCCGTTGATCATAGATCAAAACGGCGAAACTAATACCAGGAGAAACATACAATATTCTACTAAAAACGAAACCAAGAAAGAGTACACGCCAGGGACGACCGTAGGGTTCGAGCTAAAAGACCCCGAGATGTCCACTGAGAGGTACCACAACCTTGCCAACGTCAACTCGGACAAGAAGATCCTGAAGCAGGATCCGAAGGGCGGCGGCGCGGTGCAGCGACAGGGCGCGACCTGGCCCTTCGCCTGGAATGTGCACATCTATTTCGCGACGGTCATGTTCACGATATTGGCCGTCTACTCAATCTTTAAAATCATATGCTACAACAAGTTCACCCACCTCTTCACTCAATACTACTTCATCATACTCCATTTGATATTAGTTTTCGTTTGTTTGATGAGGATATTCTACATGTGCTACGATCCTTATAACATTAATAATTCACTACCGATTTTCATCAGTGAAATTTTGCTTCACATTCCCGAAATATTCTTGAGCATAGCATTCGCTTGTACCATCCTCTTCTTGCTCGTACACAGCATGAACTTCAAGAACAATTGCTGTTCGTTTCTGCTCCGGCCCAGGGTCATCATCGCGGGGGGCGGGGTCCACGTGCTGCTGTGCGTGATGTTGCACATACTCGAAACCAATAGCACCATATACAAAACGCAGAACTCAGAAAAGAGAATCTTAGGTCTGACCTGCGAAATTATCTTCATAATTGCGTGTCTAACTTTAGGTCTTGGTTATTTGTATGTATTCAAAATGCTTAAGACGGTCCTACAAAAGAAAAGTCACACGTACATAAATGGCTTCCAAAATCTATATCAGGCCATACACATAAATTTGGCGACTGCCTTGCTTTTTATACTAATGGCAACGTTACAAGTTTATGGTATATTTGGTATAAATCAAGTGAACATGAGTAAATTTAACTGGCTGCAGTGGGGCTACCAGTTCTCCTTGAGGCTGATAGAGATCAGCATAGTAGCGTTAATATCTTGGGTAATCAGTTTGAAGGTAGGCGTTGGTCCGCTTCAGCACGAAAAGGCTGACGGCAGCAAAATTCCAGGCTTGGGCCTTTTCACGTGCGGGGCTGGATCTAGTAATGAACAATTTGAGTCTGACTATCCAGCCATATGTAATACTAACACAAATCTTCATACCTACACGTTAAGAACTGGTAAACCGATATATGAAAGTGCCGGGCATCATCCGAACATGGAACCATGTTGTGGACCTATGGACCACCCAAGGTTCCTCAATACCTTGTCTGGTCCGTGTGATAACAATTCCGGTACTGAAAATTACTCCGGCCATAGTTCTATAGCCAACGCTGGTCACAGCAGTTCAACGGAATCTAGCAACGCGGCTTCCAGTCAGGGCGTGACCAACCATTTGATCAAACACCACCCAAATATGGGGTACAACGGCATGGAGTCTGCGTCCGACGACCACTACTCGAACTGCGACCCCGCAATACAGAGCTTGCAAGGAGACGACCCTTTGGATCATGAATACAACGTCATCCAATATGGTAGCAACAGTGACTTCATTCGAGATATCAAAAACCAGAACTACAACGGCGGCTCCAACAGGTCCTCGCACAACTTCAAGCACATGTCCTACGACAGGACGTCCTCTAGAACGAACAGCAATCCCCGGAAAAAGCACAGAGCGAAAAACAAAAACGTTCAAAACTGCATGACCATGGGCTACGACTCCGCCGCCGGCCACCACTACCACCAGCCGCACGTGCCGGACGAGTACGGCAACTACAACACAGAGAACGCCTCCTACCACACGTCCGGAATACAGACCCTCAACCCTAACAGGAACTACAGCAACGAATGTCCGGTAAGGACCTCGCAGCGTCGGCACTCTCCATCGACCTCCATGGTCAATTCGAGTGGTAGCCAAAAACGTGGTAAGGCGAATCCATTCCCGGACAGACCGAAGTCGACTGATCTATACGGGTTCGAAGAGCCCGGGAAGTATCCTCACGGGATGGGGACGCCCCAGCCGGCTCCGCGGAACTGTAGCTATGAGGTCTCGTATTCCCAGCCTCAAGACGAGATCCCCAACGAGGCGGGCAGCAGCATGCTGGTGGCGCAAGATGGCTTCGTCAGGTTCAGGTCGCTGGAAGACGGACCCTCGCAAACCTGA
- the LOC101743883 gene encoding uncharacterized protein LOC101743883 isoform X2, translating into MILYISLCFILVVLADPLPGKHVPLESYESELEREHALPTSVPNADILKTNSNPTYHKPRPPQHHGASLLAGVGAVPSYAPPGRAFFTPPLPPEYKNPFADKPTLRGTNTDGNNYLNRRPIPPPSLGPGHERIPIRPPGQESSPPQVPAPPPAPPAAPDVTHRKIPLNTPSHKPDELEPDGKQSQANFTDFVPNSLDIPAITRILSGSNGRKEDIPDVLLRTVTTKPQHSQEKTSKSDIFVTKDVGVTLSDTNKDTSTEGSVLPVLDPDMNNLDRPLIIDQNGETNTRRNIQYSTKNETKKEYTPGTTVGFELKDPEMSTERYHNLANVNSDKKILKQDPKGGGAVQRQGATWPFAWNVHIYFATVMFTILAVYSIFKIICYNKFTHLFTQYYFIILHLILVFVCLMRIFYMCYDPYNINNSLPIFISEILLHIPEIFLSIAFACTILFLLVHSMNFKNNCCSFLLRPRVIIAGGGVHVLLCVMLHILETNSTIYKTQNSEKRILGLTCEIIFIIACLTLGLGYLYVFKMLKTVLQKKSHTYINGFQNLYQAIHINLATALLFILMATLQVYGIFGINQVNMSKFNWLQWGYQFSLRLIEISIVALISWVISLKVGVGPLQHEKADGSKIPGLGLFTCGAGSSNEQFESDYPAICNTNTNLHTYTLRTGKPIYESAGHHPNMEPCCGPMDHPRFLNTLSGPCDNNSGTENYSGHSSIANAGHSSSTESSNAASSQGVTNHLIKHHPNMGYNGMESASDDHYSNCDPAIQSLQGDDPLDHEYNVIQYGSNSDFIRDIKNQNYNGGSNRSSHNFKHMSYDRTSSRTNSNPRKKHRAKNKNVQNCMTMGYDSAAGHHYHQPHVPDEYGNYNTENASYHTSGIQTLNPNRNYSNECPVRTSQRRHSPSTSMVNSSGSQKRGKANPFPDRPKSTDLYGFEEPGKYPHGMGTPQPAPRNCSYEVSYSQPQDEIPNEAGSSMLVAQDGFVRFRSLEDGPSQT; encoded by the exons CTGATCCACTGCCGGGCAAGCATGTCCCGTTGGAGAGCTACGAAAGCGAGTTGGAGAGAGAGCACGCGCTGCCGACTTCCGTGCCCAACGCGGACATACTCAAGACTAACAGCAACCCCACGTACCACAAGCCCAG ACCGCCCCAGCATCATGGAGCCTCCCTGCTGGCGGGCGTCGGGGCGGTGCCTTCGTACGCGCCTCCCGGACGAGCGTTCTTCACACCGCCTTTGCCACCGGAATACAAAAACCCATTTGCCGATAAGCCGACACTTAGAG GCACGAATACAGACGGGAACAATTATCTTAACAGGAGGCCCATACCTCCCCCCTCCCTGGGGCCGGGACACGAGAGGATACCGATCAGACCTCCGGGACAG GAGAGCTCTCCCCCGCAGGTGCCGgcgccgccccccgcgcccccgGCCGCACCTGACGTCACACACAGGAAGATACCGCTCAACACTCCTAGCCATAAG CCGGACGAACTAGAACCTGACGGTAAACAATCCCAAGCCAACTTTACGGACTTTGTTCCGAATTCACTCGACATTCCTGCCATAACTCGGATACTGTCCGGATCTAACGGCAGGAAAGAGGACATTCCGGATGTCCTGCTCAGGACAGTAACGACTAAACCTCAACACAGCCAGGAGAAGACCTCGAAAAGTGacatttttgttacaaaagacgTTGGCGTCACTCTCAGTGATACCAACAAAGACACATCCACTGAAGGATCAGTGTTACCAGTCCTAGATCCAGACATGAACAATCTAGACCGGCCGTTGATCATAGATCAAAACGGCGAAACTAATACCAGGAGAAACATACAATATTCTACTAAAAACGAAACCAAGAAAGAGTACACGCCAGGGACGACCGTAGGGTTCGAGCTAAAAGACCCCGAGATGTCCACTGAGAGGTACCACAACCTTGCCAACGTCAACTCGGACAAGAAGATCCTGAAGCAGGATCCGAAGGGCGGCGGCGCGGTGCAGCGACAGGGCGCGACCTGGCCCTTCGCCTGGAATGTGCACATCTATTTCGCGACGGTCATGTTCACGATATTGGCCGTCTACTCAATCTTTAAAATCATATGCTACAACAAGTTCACCCACCTCTTCACTCAATACTACTTCATCATACTCCATTTGATATTAGTTTTCGTTTGTTTGATGAGGATATTCTACATGTGCTACGATCCTTATAACATTAATAATTCACTACCGATTTTCATCAGTGAAATTTTGCTTCACATTCCCGAAATATTCTTGAGCATAGCATTCGCTTGTACCATCCTCTTCTTGCTCGTACACAGCATGAACTTCAAGAACAATTGCTGTTCGTTTCTGCTCCGGCCCAGGGTCATCATCGCGGGGGGCGGGGTCCACGTGCTGCTGTGCGTGATGTTGCACATACTCGAAACCAATAGCACCATATACAAAACGCAGAACTCAGAAAAGAGAATCTTAGGTCTGACCTGCGAAATTATCTTCATAATTGCGTGTCTAACTTTAGGTCTTGGTTATTTGTATGTATTCAAAATGCTTAAGACGGTCCTACAAAAGAAAAGTCACACGTACATAAATGGCTTCCAAAATCTATATCAGGCCATACACATAAATTTGGCGACTGCCTTGCTTTTTATACTAATGGCAACGTTACAAGTTTATGGTATATTTGGTATAAATCAAGTGAACATGAGTAAATTTAACTGGCTGCAGTGGGGCTACCAGTTCTCCTTGAGGCTGATAGAGATCAGCATAGTAGCGTTAATATCTTGGGTAATCAGTTTGAAGGTAGGCGTTGGTCCGCTTCAGCACGAAAAGGCTGACGGCAGCAAAATTCCAGGCTTGGGCCTTTTCACGTGCGGGGCTGGATCTAGTAATGAACAATTTGAGTCTGACTATCCAGCCATATGTAATACTAACACAAATCTTCATACCTACACGTTAAGAACTGGTAAACCGATATATGAAAGTGCCGGGCATCATCCGAACATGGAACCATGTTGTGGACCTATGGACCACCCAAGGTTCCTCAATACCTTGTCTGGTCCGTGTGATAACAATTCCGGTACTGAAAATTACTCCGGCCATAGTTCTATAGCCAACGCTGGTCACAGCAGTTCAACGGAATCTAGCAACGCGGCTTCCAGTCAGGGCGTGACCAACCATTTGATCAAACACCACCCAAATATGGGGTACAACGGCATGGAGTCTGCGTCCGACGACCACTACTCGAACTGCGACCCCGCAATACAGAGCTTGCAAGGAGACGACCCTTTGGATCATGAATACAACGTCATCCAATATGGTAGCAACAGTGACTTCATTCGAGATATCAAAAACCAGAACTACAACGGCGGCTCCAACAGGTCCTCGCACAACTTCAAGCACATGTCCTACGACAGGACGTCCTCTAGAACGAACAGCAATCCCCGGAAAAAGCACAGAGCGAAAAACAAAAACGTTCAAAACTGCATGACCATGGGCTACGACTCCGCCGCCGGCCACCACTACCACCAGCCGCACGTGCCGGACGAGTACGGCAACTACAACACAGAGAACGCCTCCTACCACACGTCCGGAATACAGACCCTCAACCCTAACAGGAACTACAGCAACGAATGTCCGGTAAGGACCTCGCAGCGTCGGCACTCTCCATCGACCTCCATGGTCAATTCGAGTGGTAGCCAAAAACGTGGTAAGGCGAATCCATTCCCGGACAGACCGAAGTCGACTGATCTATACGGGTTCGAAGAGCCCGGGAAGTATCCTCACGGGATGGGGACGCCCCAGCCGGCTCCGCGGAACTGTAGCTATGAGGTCTCGTATTCCCAGCCTCAAGACGAGATCCCCAACGAGGCGGGCAGCAGCATGCTGGTGGCGCAAGATGGCTTCGTCAGGTTCAGGTCGCTGGAAGACGGACCCTCGCAAACCTGA